AGGTTTCGAGCCTGCCGATTTGCCCGATAAATTCGAAGCGGGAACGCCGCCGATTGTCCCTGCCCTGGGTCTGCGGGCCGCAATCGATTATCTCGAGCAGGTCGGGCTCAGTCGTGTGGCGGCACACGAAAGGGTCCTGACGCGCTATGCTCACCAGCGGATGTCGCAGCTCGATAGCGTGACGCTGATTGGGAGCGATCCCGAGATCAAATCGGGGATCGTCACGTTCGTGATGAACGATGTGCATGCCCACGACGTCGCTTCGCGGCTCGACAGCGTTGGGGTTGCGATTCGGGCTGGTCATCACTGCGCGATGCCGCTGCATAAGAAACTCGGTCTGGTGGCGACCAATCGGGCCAGCTTCTATCTCTACAACACGCTCGAAGAGGTCGACGCGCTTGTGGCCGGTTTGGCCCAAATTCACGAGTGGCGGGCGACCCATCGGGGGCGTCGCCGCACGTAGGAAATCAGCCGACAGCTCTCTCGCAGAAAATGCAGGGGGCTTGCTAGCGGACTTCTCTCTAGGGCGAACGTTTTTTCTGTGCGCGGTCCAAGGCTCGGCGCTCGGCGGCGAATAGCCTCCCGGCGATTGTGGCGACGCTGCCCCTCGGCGCTGCGATCCTTCGAGCGAAAAAAGTTGCAACGGCGCGAGACTATGCGACAATCGGTCGCGCCCGATTCCGAGTCGCACTATCGCCTCGAGTAGCAGCGCTATCCTAACTTCTGGGGGCATGACCCCTCGCAACGGTCGATGGCACCTAGCAAGGCTCTTCTCGCGCATGATCATTCCACGCTTTTCGATTCGCAATCTGCTGATCATCACTGCTTTGGCGGGCTGCTTCTCGCTGGTCGTGTCGCAGGCGGTGCAGGGAGCCGATTGGGCCATCGGATTTAGTATCGCGGCCCTCTCGCTCGTCGTGCTTGCGCTGCTGTTTGCCATCACCTTTGTGATGGCGATGGTGTTTCACGGCGGAACGCGAGCGATCGAAGAATTCCTCGCGCCTCCCAAGGGTAGTTCCCCTTTCGCTAGTTCGGGGCCTCCTCCGCAGCAGCTTCCACCTTCGGAGCCGGTATGAATTTCCACCTACGACAGCCGACTTGGATGGCGCGCGGGGTGCAGGTCTTGGCGCTGCTCCTGACGCTACTCACCACGCTCTCTCCCCAGCAGGCCCAGGCCGATACTGGCGGCGTGCTGACGTTGCCGGTTGTGGGAGTGAAGGCCAAAACTGGCATTCGCTTGTCGCTCGACAACCGAGGAGTCGATGCGACCGGCTATCGGCCGTACCGCATCAAACTGGCGACTCTCAACGGTTTGCCTCTGACCGAGGATCGACAGTTTCGTGTCGTCATCTCGCCGTCGTACTGGTCGGGTAACGGCACTGGGACGCAGGTCGAGCAGATCATCGAATTTCCGGAAGGGAGCCTCTTCGTCGAGCAGGAGGTCCTCGTTCCGCAAGTCTCGCTTGCTTATGCCGGTTCGATATCTACCTACGAAGACGGCGCGAAATGCTCCGATCTTTCGCGCGACCATTTCAATTTTCCACGGACGAACAATTGGCACTGGACCGAGGCGACCCCTTCGGTGCTGGTGATCGATAGCGATGTTCCACCGGCTAGCGTGCGCGAAACTTTGGTGATGCAGTTTCGCTCGAGCGGTCAGCGTGACGCTGATCGAACGTTCGAATTGCCCGATGTCCGGACACTCACGAACCTGACCCCCGATGTGAATGCGCGCTCGATCATCATCAACATCGACGAGAATCATCGAGCGAGCAAGCTCGAGCTGCTGGCGCAGATGAGCGAGTCTTCCCGTGGACGATTCATTCCCCCTGCGGAAGTTTCCGAACGCTGGCTGGCCCTCTCGACCTACGATATGGCGATCATCTCGCTGCCAGATCTGAAGATTCTCGAAGCGAAACATCCTGCAGCGTTTGTCGCCCTGCGGCAGTGGGTCTCCACAGGCTCGAATCTGCTGGTCTACGACGCCGGGGCTGATTTCGACCAACTCCCTGAGCTCGAAAAAATGCTCAAGCTCCCTGCGATCTCCCAGCAGGAGCGCAAGGATGACGCGGAGGAATTTCCAGGCTGGCGAGAGCCCGATTCGGCGGGAAACATCCCTGAGAGTGAGCTCGTTAAGTTTCGCAATTCCTATACCCAGGGTGGAATGGCGATGCCAATTCCTGCTGGTGGGATGCCCGGCATGGCGACGCCAGGCCCAATGATCGTCCCTCCGCCCACGCAGGTGATTACCGCTTTGCAAAAGAAGTATGGAGATCCACCCTTCCTGCTTCGCGAGCACGGTTTGGGATCGATCGTGGTGCTCCGAAAAGCAGAGGCATTTCCCGGCGAAGAATCGCTGTGGATGTATTTGCTCGGCACGCTGGGCGATGATCAAACGACCTGGGTTGGCCGGCAAGGGATGTCGCTACATCGCGAAAATGGAGACTACTGGAACTTCCTGATCGAGGGGGTCGGCAGCGCGCCGGTCATCTCCTTTGCACTCTTCATCAGCCTGTTTGCCATCATGATCGGACCGGTGAACTACTGGTTCTTGGGACAGATTAAACGGACCTACCTGCTGCTGATCACTGTGCCGCTGGGAGCCAGTGTCGTCACGCTACTCCTGTTCTGCTATGCCCTGGTGACGGATGGTATTGGGGTCCGCTCGCGCATTCGGAGCGTAACCGTCCTTTGTCCCGAGTCGGGTGAATTCTCGTCGTTCTCGCGGCATGCTTACTACGCGGCGATCGCGCCTTCGAAGGGACTCGTTTTTCCGAGCGATTCTGCCGTGTTTCCGCTCGTGAATTATCCGGTCGGGAACTTCTCGAGCGGCAGTGGAAGCTCGCAAGTGCTGCAAGGTGAAGTGCAGCAGTTGCGAGCGGGGTTTTTGCAGTCGCGAACCCTCGCGCAGTTCATGGTCACCCATGCTGGCAAGACCGAGTGCAAGCTAATCGCCAAGCGCGAGAAGTCGGGCAAGATGCTCGTCACCAATCAGCTGCAAACCGATTTGAGCGAACTGGTGGTGCGCGACAACGACGGGAATTTCTATTTCACGAAGACTCTCGCGGCTGGCGAATCCCAATCCATCGACAGCATGGGGCCGACGCAAGTGCGTGGCGAGCTGGTGGTGATGGGCCGGACCCACGCGCCAATGTTTCCGAATGCGTTCTCGTCGAAACAGAACGAAAGTTTGCTGACCTACCTCTTTCCCGATGCCATGTTCTTGGGACGAGGGCGAGTCAGCTGGTCGAATACCGACACGATGTATTCGAGGCCCCAGCAAGCGACCGGGATGCTCGAGCGGCGCATCAGCCGCGTGTATGAGCCGGTCGAGCAGGTGCTCAAGCCGGGCGAATTCTATGCCTTCGGCGACCGTCCACCGCTGGTTCCTTTGGGAGTCAGCTACGCCTATGAGCAGCAGGGGAGTCATTTCCTGACGGGCCGGTTTAGCGAGAAATAGTCGGCTGTTGCCACGAGCATGTTGGCCGTCTCGAAAAAGTCCCGTCTCACGTTTCCTGGTTCCCATCGTCAAACGGAAAACGCGTTGTGATCAGTTCTCAGCCGATGATCGAGCTGCGTCGCTTGCACCGATTTTTTGGTGTCACGCGCGCGGTGAATGACATTTCGTTTGAAGTCGCGCGGGGCGAAGTGTTTGGCTATATCGGCCCTAACGGCGCCGGCAAAACCACCAGCATGCGAATCCTGGCGACACTCGAATTGCCCACCTACGGCGATGCGATGGTTGATGGATTTTCGTGCATCAACGATCCCGATCGGGTGCGCCGCCGTTTAGGTTTCATGCCCGACTATTTTGGAACTTATTCCGACGTCAACTGCTACGAATATCTCGATTTCTTTGCCCGCTCATATGGACTCATCGGCCGCGAGCGGCATCGAGCACTGCAGCGAACGATGGCCTTCACCGGGCTCGATATTCTGGCCGAAAAGCCGATTCGCGGGCTCTCCAAAGGGATGAAGCAGCGGCTCTGTTTGGGTCGCGCCATGATTCACGACCCAGCGGTGCTGATCCTCGACGAACCAGCCAACGGACTCGATCCTCGCGCCCGCATCGAGCTGCGCGAGATGATTCGTCAGCTGGCAGCCGACGGAAAGACGGTGCTGGTGAGTTCTCACATCCTCACCGAGCTCGCCGAAATGTGCGACCGCGTGGGGATTGTCGAGCGCGGTCAGCTGCTCGCCGTCGGGAGTGTCGAAGAGATCCAGAAACAGCAGCAGCCGCATCGCGAAGTGCGCATTCGGGTGCTGGAAGGGTCTGCCTTGGTCGCAAACTTCCTCGGCACTAAGCCCGACGTGAGTGCCATCCGCACCGTTGGTGAAGAGATCCGATTTTCCCATATTGGCGACCGTGCCTCGGAAGCACAGCTCCTGAAAGAGCTGGTGCTGGCTGGCTTTCAGGTCGCGGAATTTGTGAGTGAAGTGAAGAGCCTCGAAGATGTGTTCCTCGCAGTCACCAAGGGAGCGGTGCAATGACATCAGCCGACTCATCGCTCACTCCCGATAACAGTCCTCCACCCGCTGCTACGGTTGCCGCCACTGTCGCCACCGCGATTGCGGCTGAAATCGCACCGAGCGAAGGGGCACCCACGTTTTGGGATAAGTTCGAAGCGCGACTCGACCTTTGGGGAGATCATCTCAATCCCATTCTTGTGAAGGAAGCACGCCAGGCGATGAAGAGTCGCCAGTTCATCGTCACCTTCTCGCTGCTGCTGATCTTCGGCTGGATCTGGACCATCCTGTTCGTCTCGTTTGGCGTTCCCTTCATCTTCTACAACCCGGCCGGTCCGGCGATGCTGATCGGATATTACCTGCTCCTGACAATTCCGCTGCTGATCGTCGTCCCCTATGCGGCGTTTCGCTCGCTGGCTGCCGAGCAGGAAGATGGAACCTACGAACTCTTGTCGATCACCACGCTGACGGCGCGGCAGATCGTGCTCGGCAAGCTGGGTAGCGCGCTACTGCAGATGATGGTCTATTACTCGGCCTTGGCCCCCTGCATTGCTTTCACTTATTTGCTACGCGGCATCGACGTGCTGACGATCGGCATGCATCTGTTCTACACGTTCCTTGCCTCGCTCCTCTTGTCGGTGATTGGTCTGCTGCTGGCCACCATCACGCGCTCGCGGATGTGGCAAGTGCTGCTGAGTGTCGTGCTGGTGATGGCACTGCTGGTCATCACGTTGGTCTGGAATATCGCGCTCCTATCGGCGCTTGGGGAGAGCGATTTTGTGCGGGTCTACGACCAACCTGAGTTTTGGATTTCGCTCGTCGCCGGGCTGATGTTCTACACGGCGTTCATCGTCCTGTTTTTGTTCATTGCAGCGGGGCAAATTACGTTTGCCAGCGAGAACCGCAGCACGCGGGTCCGCTGGGTATTGCTCGTTATTCAGATGCTCTGGATCGCCTGGTCGATCACCCTTTTTCTCTATGTCGACGAAGAGGAAGCACTGGTAGCCAGCGGCATCTTCGCTGGTTTGTTTTGGAGTTTCGCCGGGGCCATTTTATCGAGCGAAACAGCGGAGCTTTCTCCTCGAGCGCGGCGCGAATTGCCACAGAGCCTCGTGGGCCGTTTGTTCCTCACGTGGATGAATCCTGGTAGTGGGACCGGCTACATCATGACCAGCCTCGCGATCGCCAGTTACACCTTCACCATGGTCGCGGTCGGTCTGGTGCATGACTCGATCATGTTCACTTCGTCGGGAACCGAATGGTGGAGCTTTCAGATTTGCATGGCGAGCTACGTCATCGGCTACTTGGGGGTAACGCGGCTGTTCGTCGCTTTCCTGCGCCGCTTCACACGCATTCCGATCTTGCCAGCCTTTTTGCTGCAAGTGGTGGGGCCGATCTTTGGCATTCTGATTCCCCTGATGCTGCAGGCGATGCTCACCTACACCACCAATCAGCAGTTCGACTACTCGATGCTGCAAATCACCAACTGGATGTGGACCTTGGTGGAAGTGGCCGATGGTGGCGCGTGGGGGATCAGTAACGTTGTCGTGACGCTCGCGTCGGTCGCCTCGGTCATCTTCCTGGCGAACTTGATACAGGCGTCGGGAGAAGTGCAGGTGGTCCGACTCGTCGCCCCAGAGCGCGTGCTGAGCGATGATGCGGCGCTGCTCCCCGCACCCAAAAAACCGAAGAGCCCGTGGGATGAATAGTGGAAGGCACGGGATGCTTGTCCCGTGCGCATCGCGTTACGGCCGCTTCGCGCTCTGCTCGATGAATTCCAGCAGCGCCTTGCGGCCCGGATCGTCGCTCTCACTCATCCGCGCCGCGACGCTGCCGTGATCACGATCGTTCACCACCAGTCCCACGACCTGCGTATTTCCTGCGGCCTCGATCGTCGAGACAAAAAAGGCATTCTCTTCAGCCCGCGACGCCATGTCGCGATCGGCGTAGATCACGAGCATCGGCGGAGTCGATTTCCGCGCGTGATAGATCGGTGCCGCTTCATCGGCGATGACGTTGAACTTGGTTAGTCCCCGTTCGATCCGAATCTGATAATGGGTCATCATTTGCCCACTGACGGGGATGATGCCCGCGATGCTGTCGCTCGCGATGGCGTGTCGCTTCTGCACACTCTCGCTCAGTCCGACAATCGCTGCGAGATAACCACCCGCAGAATGACCACCGAGGTAGATGCGGCTCGGATCGCCACCCTGCTCGGCGATATGCTCGAGGGTCCAATGGAGCGAGGCAGCAGCATCATCGATATAGGCCGGATAGGTCGCCTTCGGGCTGAGACGATAGTTCACCGCGACCACGGCGATAC
This window of the Pirellula staleyi DSM 6068 genome carries:
- a CDS encoding ABC transporter ATP-binding protein; the encoded protein is MIELRRLHRFFGVTRAVNDISFEVARGEVFGYIGPNGAGKTTSMRILATLELPTYGDAMVDGFSCINDPDRVRRRLGFMPDYFGTYSDVNCYEYLDFFARSYGLIGRERHRALQRTMAFTGLDILAEKPIRGLSKGMKQRLCLGRAMIHDPAVLILDEPANGLDPRARIELREMIRQLAADGKTVLVSSHILTELAEMCDRVGIVERGQLLAVGSVEEIQKQQQPHREVRIRVLEGSALVANFLGTKPDVSAIRTVGEEIRFSHIGDRASEAQLLKELVLAGFQVAEFVSEVKSLEDVFLAVTKGAVQ
- a CDS encoding alpha/beta fold hydrolase — encoded protein: MFHQALRSSCCSIALLIFAISTAAAEVKIVKDLPYKLGDALSSYETERCKLDLYLPTGEKNFATLVWFHGGGLTAGSKDEAFTTKLATSWAEAGIAVVAVNYRLSPKATYPAYIDDAAASLHWTLEHIAEQGGDPSRIYLGGHSAGGYLAAIVGLSESVQKRHAIASDSIAGIIPVSGQMMTHYQIRIERGLTKFNVIADEAAPIYHARKSTPPMLVIYADRDMASRAEENAFFVSTIEAAGNTQVVGLVVNDRDHGSVAARMSESDDPGRKALLEFIEQSAKRP